The Labrus mixtus chromosome 16, fLabMix1.1, whole genome shotgun sequence genome window below encodes:
- the LOC132991398 gene encoding tumor necrosis factor receptor superfamily member 6B-like isoform X1: protein MDILSRITGGLNWRSERIEIHRVFFGVQEQMLMLITLFVPVLLLRLVQGEPGSLLTFRDTDPITGRSVECDRCPPGSYLRAGCTETLKSECSPCPTGSFTELWNYIGKCLRCGVCGHNQVVKTECMADSDCQCECSLGYYYKRKYDACLHHSECPSGHEVLTQGTADEDTVCRVCPNGTFSDTVSSLKNCTAHKSCSAPGLHVVLRGSTWHDSVCMTCDQSASKDGADYLKEIIPSFFIHQKMMVRRLRHILRKLPSEDGRKHEGVSGMHTSELHQRINAWVAAATAPHIRQLPAILTKTGAVSAGERLQHKLHRIDAHVAELCGLNDGADAARGSE from the exons ATGGATATTTTGAGTCGAATAACAGGTGGTTTAAATTGGCGCAGCGAGAGGATAGAAATACACAGAGTCTTCTTCGGTGTTCAGGAGCAG atgttgatgttgataaCGCTATTTGTACCGGTGCTGCTTCTGCGTCTGGTCCAAGGCGAGCCCGGGTCTCTCCTGACCTTCAGAGACACTGACCCGATCACTGGCAGGTCGGTGGAGTGCGATCGGTGCCCCCCGGGGTCCTACCTGCGTGCTGGCTGCACCGAGACGCTCAAGAGCGAGTGCTCACCGTGTCCGACAGGCTCGTTCACGGAGCTGTGGAACTACATTGGGAAGTGTCTGCGCTGCGGGGTGTGCGGACACAACCAGGTGGTGAAGACGGAGTGCATGGCGGACAGTGACTGTCAGTGTGAGTGCAGTCTGGGATACTACTACAAGAGGAAGTACGACGCGTGCCTGCACCACAGCGAGTGTCCGTCCGGGCATGAAGTGCTGACTCAAG GTACAGCCGATGAGGACACGGTTTGCCGAGTTTGTCCCAACGGCACGTTCTCCGACACCGTCTCTTCTCTCAAGAACTGCACGGCGCACAAAAGCTGCAGCGCCCCGGGGCTGCACGTGGTGCTGAGGGGCTCCACGTGGCACGACAGCGTGTGTATGACCTGCGACCAGTCGGCATCGAAAG ACGGAGCGGACTACCTCAAAGAAATCATCCCGTCTTTCTTCATCCACCAGAAAATGATGGTCAGGAGGCTGCGCCACATCCTGCGCAAGCTCCCATCTGAGGATGGCAGAAAACACGAAGGAGTCTCCGGAATGCACACGTCAGAACTCCACCAGCGGATTAATGCTTGGGTCGCCGCTGCCACGGCGCCGCACATCCGGCAGCTTCCTGCGATCCTGACCAAAACAGGAGCGGTCAGCGCCGGAGAGCGTCTGCAGCACAAGCTGCACAGGATCGACGCTCATGTGGCCGAGCTGTGCGGTTTGAATGACGGGGCGGACGCAGCCCGGGGGTCAGAGTAG
- the LOC132991398 gene encoding tumor necrosis factor receptor superfamily member 6B-like isoform X2, with amino-acid sequence MLMLITLFVPVLLLRLVQGEPGSLLTFRDTDPITGRSVECDRCPPGSYLRAGCTETLKSECSPCPTGSFTELWNYIGKCLRCGVCGHNQVVKTECMADSDCQCECSLGYYYKRKYDACLHHSECPSGHEVLTQGTADEDTVCRVCPNGTFSDTVSSLKNCTAHKSCSAPGLHVVLRGSTWHDSVCMTCDQSASKDGADYLKEIIPSFFIHQKMMVRRLRHILRKLPSEDGRKHEGVSGMHTSELHQRINAWVAAATAPHIRQLPAILTKTGAVSAGERLQHKLHRIDAHVAELCGLNDGADAARGSE; translated from the exons atgttgatgttgataaCGCTATTTGTACCGGTGCTGCTTCTGCGTCTGGTCCAAGGCGAGCCCGGGTCTCTCCTGACCTTCAGAGACACTGACCCGATCACTGGCAGGTCGGTGGAGTGCGATCGGTGCCCCCCGGGGTCCTACCTGCGTGCTGGCTGCACCGAGACGCTCAAGAGCGAGTGCTCACCGTGTCCGACAGGCTCGTTCACGGAGCTGTGGAACTACATTGGGAAGTGTCTGCGCTGCGGGGTGTGCGGACACAACCAGGTGGTGAAGACGGAGTGCATGGCGGACAGTGACTGTCAGTGTGAGTGCAGTCTGGGATACTACTACAAGAGGAAGTACGACGCGTGCCTGCACCACAGCGAGTGTCCGTCCGGGCATGAAGTGCTGACTCAAG GTACAGCCGATGAGGACACGGTTTGCCGAGTTTGTCCCAACGGCACGTTCTCCGACACCGTCTCTTCTCTCAAGAACTGCACGGCGCACAAAAGCTGCAGCGCCCCGGGGCTGCACGTGGTGCTGAGGGGCTCCACGTGGCACGACAGCGTGTGTATGACCTGCGACCAGTCGGCATCGAAAG ACGGAGCGGACTACCTCAAAGAAATCATCCCGTCTTTCTTCATCCACCAGAAAATGATGGTCAGGAGGCTGCGCCACATCCTGCGCAAGCTCCCATCTGAGGATGGCAGAAAACACGAAGGAGTCTCCGGAATGCACACGTCAGAACTCCACCAGCGGATTAATGCTTGGGTCGCCGCTGCCACGGCGCCGCACATCCGGCAGCTTCCTGCGATCCTGACCAAAACAGGAGCGGTCAGCGCCGGAGAGCGTCTGCAGCACAAGCTGCACAGGATCGACGCTCATGTGGCCGAGCTGTGCGGTTTGAATGACGGGGCGGACGCAGCCCGGGGGTCAGAGTAG